One window of the Trifolium pratense cultivar HEN17-A07 linkage group LG2, ARS_RC_1.1, whole genome shotgun sequence genome contains the following:
- the LOC123910958 gene encoding uncharacterized protein LOC123910958 has protein sequence MGEEKEDPQKLKRLAADSYDYDNDSRWPDYWNNILIPPHMSSRDDVVSHFKRKFYQRYIDPDLVVEPMSLSSSSQPPRSPASSSSSTQPRSNDQARARSTGSTNRTSGTSATTGPNPNPLHWDRQTILFSVNAWVFVVAFLAAVPIIPKHLSHRAYRLSFMGTTCSSLYSLYSQYGKPRAWNMQALQVYFQTIIASKDFIYFVYCLTFVTSHLCLKFALIPILCWSFEHVAKFLRRNFSRSTLYRKYLEEPCVWVESNNTTLNILTSHAEIGLGFLLVLSLFSWQRNIIQTFMYWQLLKLMYHVPVTAAYHQSVWAKIGRTINPLVHRHAPFLKTPLSAVQRWWLR, from the exons atgggtgaagagaaagaagatCCACAGAAACTGAAGCGATTAGCGGCGGATTCATACGACTACGATAACGACTCACGATGGCCCGATTATTGGAACAACATTCTTATCCCTCCTCATATGTCTTCTCGTGACGACGTCGTTTCTCACTTCAAACGCAAATTCTATCAACGCTATATT GATCCCGATCTTGTGGTAGAACCAATGTCTTTGAGTAGTTCATCTCAGCCACCACGGTCGCCAGCATCCTCATCGTCATCAACGCAACCCAGGTCAAATGATCAAGCTCGTGCAAGAAGCACAG GATCAACTAATAGAACTTCTGGGACATCTGCAACTACGGGTCCTAATCCAAATCCTCTGCATTGGGATCGACAGACGATTCTATTTTCTGTTAATGCTTGG GTGTTTGTTGTGGCATTCCTTGCAGCTGTTCCAATAATACCTAAGCATCTTTCTCATAGGGCTTATCGTCTTTCTTTTATGGGTACTACATGCTCTTCTCTATACTCACTGTACTCACAATATGGG AAGCCAAGAGCGTGGAATATGCAGGCCTTGCAAGTTTACTTTCAAACAATAATTGCTTCAAAGGATTTTATATACTTTGTGTACTGCCTAACATTTGTTACATCACATCTTTGCCTTAAAT TTGCTTTGATCCCTATCTTATGTTGGTCATTTGAACACGTTGCCAAGTTCCTTAGACGTAATTTCAGTCGCTCTACCTTGTACAG GAAGTACTTGGAAGAGCCTTGTGTTTGGGTGGAGTCAAACAATACTACTCTCAATATACTGACATCACATGCTGAGATTGGACTTGGATTCCTCCTTGTCCTTTCGCTGTTCTC GTGGCAACGCAACATAATACAAACATTCATGTACTGGCAG CTTTTGAAGCTCATGTATCATGTTCCTGTTACCGCGGCTTATCATCAGAGTGTTTGGGCGAAAATTGGGAGGACGATTAATCCTCTCGTCCACCGCCATGCACCGTTCTTGAAGACTCCTCTATCTGCAGTCCAAAGATGGTGGCTAAGGTAG
- the LOC123910959 gene encoding probable endo-1,3(4)-beta-glucanase ARB_01444: MLKKISRTFKGKQRPRPRPTILPPPPPPPPPPPPPPPPPPPPPPPPPQQPPPPPPPPPPPPPPPPPPPKQPTNTPFLFPQTNSTILPDPSNFFSPNLLSSPLPTNSFFQNFVLKNGDTPEYIHPYLIKSSNSSLSISYPSCTSNSSFITQVFNPDITISTSTKTNQGSHQNHVISSFSDLSVTLDIPSSNLQFFLVRGSPFMTASVTSRTPLSITTGHSVVSFSSNNSLTKHTLKLNNDQTWLIYTSSPISFNHSLSEIASDGYSGIIRIVVLPDSDPKYEAILNRFSSCYPTSGDAAFTKPFCVEYKWEKKGWGELLMLAHPVHLQLLATGDDCDVTVLHDLKYRSIDGELVGVVGGSWLLKTHPVSVTWHSTKGINEEFHDEICSALSEDVDALSPLGITTTTSCYFYGKLIARAARLALISEEVNDLDSIPAIKKFLKETIEPWLKGTFNGNGFLYDGKWGGIVTKQGSQDSGADFGFGIYNDHHYNLGYFLYGIAVLAKIDPSWGRMYKPQAYSLMADFMNLGRKTNSNYTRLRCFDLYKFHSWAGGLIEFADGRNQESTSEAVNAYYAAALMGMAYGDTQLIATGSTLAALEIHAAQMWWHVKGGDKLYVEEFSKENKVVSVVWSNKRDSGLWFAPAQWRECRLGIQVLPLLPITEALFSDVGYVKELVEWTLPNLNRKGVGEGWKGFLYAMEGTYDKESALQKVRSLKGFDDGNSMSNLLWWIHSRGDGEEEEFGHGKHCWFGHYCH, translated from the coding sequence ATGCTGAAAAAAATCAGTAGGACTTTCAAAGGTAAACAAAGGCCAAGACCAAGGCCAACCATTTTacctccaccaccacctcctcctcctcctccaccaccacctcctccaccaccaccaccacctcctccaccGCCACCACAACAaccacctccaccaccaccaccacctcctccaccacctccacctcctcctcctcctccaaagCAACCAACAAATACTCCTTTTCTGTTCCCTCAAACCAACTCCACAATTCTCCCTGACCCTTCCAACTTTTTCTCCCCAAACCTTCTCTCATCGCCACTCCCTACAAACtcttttttccaaaattttgttCTGAAAAATGGTGACACACCTGAATATATTCACCCTTACCTCATCAAATCCTCAAACTCCTCCCTCTCCATTTCCTACCCTTCTTGTACCTCCAACTCTTCTTTCATTACCCAAGTCTTCAACCCTGATATCACCATTTCCACCTCCACGAAAACCAACCAAGGTTCACATCAAAACCATGTGATTTCTTCCTTCAGTGATCTCAGTGTCACTTTGGACATTCCCTCATCTAACCTGCAATTCTTCCTCGTAAGGGGAAGCCCTTTCATGACAGCATCAGTGACCAGCCGTACGCCACTTTCCATCACCACCGGGCATTCCGTCGTTTCATTCTCATCCAATAACTCCCTCACCAAACACACATTGAAGCTCAACAATGACCAAACCTGGCTCATATACACATCGTCCCCAATCAGTTTCAATCATAGCCTATCCGAGATTGCCTCTGATGGCTATTCTGGAATAATAAGGATAGTAGTACTGCCTGATTCTGATCCCAAGTATGAGGCAATCCTCAACCGGTTCAGTTCTTGTTACCCTACTTCTGGTGATGCAGCATTCACAAAACCATTCTGCGTCGAATATAAATGGGAGAAGAAAGGTTGGGGAGAGTTGTTAATGCTTGCTCATCCAGTTCATCTTCAACTTTTAGCTACAGGTGATGATTGTGATGTAACTGTGCTTCATGATTTGAAGTATAGAAGCATTGACGGCGAGCTCGTTGGTGTTGTTGGAGGCTCGTGGCTATTGAAAACTCATCCTGTTTCTGTTACATGGCATTCCACCAAAGGTATAAATGAAGAATTCCATGATGAAATTTGTTCAGCACTTTCTGAAGATGTGGATGCTTTAAGTCCTTTAggaataacaacaacaacatcatgctatttttatggaaaattgATAGCAAGAGCAGCAAGGTTGGCATTGATATCTGAAGAGGTGAATGACCTTGATTCGATACCGGCAATCAAAAAGTTCTTGAAAGAGACAATTGAGCCATGGTTGAAAGGAACTTTCAATGGAAATGGTTTTCTCTATGATGGAAAATGGGGAGGAATTGTTACCAAACAAGGGTCTCAAGATTCTGGTGCAGATTTCGGGTTCGGTATTTACAATGATCATCATTATAATTTAGGATACTTTCTCTATGGAATTGCAGTGCTTGCAAAGATTGATCCATCTTGGGGAAGGATGTATAAACCTCAAGCCTATTCACTTATGGCTGATTTCATGAACTTAGGAAGAAAAACAAACTCCAATTATACACGTCTAAGATGTTTCGATCTCTATAAATTTCATTCTTGGGCCGGAGGTTTAATTGAATTCGCGGACGGAAGAAACCAAGAGAGTACTAGTGAAGCTGTGAATGCATACTATGCTGCAGCGTTGATGGGAATGGCGTACGGCGACACACAACTTATTGCAACTGGATCGACACTAGCGGCACTTGAAATTCATGCAGCTCAAATGTGGTGGCATGTAAAAGGTGGCGACAAACTCTATGTGGAAGAATTTTCCAAAGAGAATAAAGTGGTGAGTGTTGTTTGGTCTAATAAGAGAGATAGTGGACTGTGGTTTGCACCTGCTCAATGGAGAGAGTGTAGACTTGGTATTCAAGTTTTACCTTTGTTGCCTATTACTGAGGCATTGTTTTCAGATGTTGGTTATGTGAAGGAACTTGTTGAATGGACATTGCCTAATTTGAATAGGAAAGGTGTTGGTGAAGGGTGGAAAGGTTTTTTATATGCTATGGAAGGTACTTATGATAAAGAAAGTGCTTTGCAAAAGGTAAGATCACTGAAAGGTTTTGATGATGGGAACTCAATGAGTAATCTGTTGTGGTGGATTCATAGTAGAGGTGATGGTGAGGAGGAGGAATTTGGGCATGGAAAACACTGTTGGTTTGGACATTATTGCCATTAA